In the genome of Pueribacillus theae, the window TTATCTGTTTTATTATTCCATGAATGAATCGTTCCTCGTTGTACAACGACCTCCCCAGCTTTTAATTGGGCGGTTACACCGTTATCCAACTCAAGTTCAATCTCTCCTTCAATCACAATTCCATAGTCTATTGATTGCGTTCGATGCATAAATTTATTATTTCCGGGATAAAAATCAACAAATCTCAAGACAGTACCGCCTGGTGAGGTAAGTCCAACTTTTCTTTTTGCTCCATCAAACTCATCAGTGTTGTCAGATGGGAACGCATCTGTAGACCATACTAATGCAAGTGAAGCATCCTCTGTTGGTTTTATTCCTGTCACCGTATCATCAATTTTAATCGTCGCGTTACCATTCTCATCATGGCCGGTAACTACCCTACGCACTTTTAGTTCTTCCATGTTATTAAGTTCCCCTTTCACAATAATGCGAATATTTTTTCGAATGCTGTTAATTATAAACTATAACCTGATTAAGCCTCGTTGACAACCCTAGCAATTAATCGTATATTTTTTTGTTCATTTAATTCTAAAGGACGTTTTAAAGCTTTTCTAGCGGAAATTGCAGAATTAACTGCAAAGGCGGCTGAACAGCTCGAGCATCCCGATGCCATTAAGGAATAAAGAGCGTTTAAAGCAGAAATTGAAATGTTGTAATGTTTTAGGCAAATAATGGATGAAATGGCAATTTTAGATGCAAACCCCTTGGATAACAATTCGATTTCCCTTTTCCGACACGATCAACCGATCGAAACCTTTCTTAAGCTGAATGGCTTGCGATTGCAACTCTAGCTTAATATTCATTATAGGTGATAGTTCTTTTGTTAAATTTTTTTCTGTTGTTCAGAAACGGGAAGGATTTTCATTGTACAAGTCACTCCCACTTTCCATATTAACGGAAATAAAAAACTTCTTAGTAAGTTCAGATGGGGTTAGTTAATTATGAGAAAAAAAAACTTAGGCTGGTGTGAACTAACTTGCACTCAATAAAAAATGGATGCTTCGGGGCATTCTTTATTCGAACGGGTGATTAATTGAATAACTTGTTTTTGAGTGGGCTGTAGTATGATAAGATTTTATTAACGCACAATGTAAGGGAAGTGATTAAGTGAACAAAAAAGTATTCAACATAATCGGGTGGCTTTTGCTTTTAGGAATGGCTTCTTTGTGGATTGGATTTGGTTATTCAAGTTGGTACTTATTATTGCTTCCGTCTGCGTACATCTTTTTTTCAATTTACGACGGCAGCATGAATAAGAAATTGATAATGATGAAAAAACTCTCAATGCGACAAGTGATTTTGATTATATTTGCTTTTATTTCATCGGTGGCTATTGTATTTGGACTTATTCAATTGGCCAATTACCTAATTAACCATATGTTACAACTTCAAGGATGGATTAAAACATTAAGCCAGTTTATTGCTGTCATTATTTCGTTATACCCTGTTAAATTTACATTTGGCAATGTCGTTTATAGAGTAAGCGCTGATAATAAAAAATATTAGATGGAATCTAAGAAGTTTTTGAATAAGCCTTGTTCAAGAAATGGTGTACGAGAATGGGATAAGAATTGCTCGTTTTTGCTTTGCTGGGCCACATAACGGAATAAGTGATAGTTCCTATTTTGCATATAAGGATTTTAATTGAACATATTGAGTTTAATATTTAGGGTTTTCGGATTATAGTGTGGAAATTTATTGAATTTCTAATTTAACAAACGGGCCATTTAATGGGATAACCATCCCAACATAATTGGATTTTTATGTAGAATTAGATTATGGGGGACAGAACGATGGACGTTTTAATTTTACTATTATTTATCTTGGTAATAATATTGCTTAATATTGCTTTCTTTATATTGTTTAAAAAAAGAGATTTAAATCTTATGGTTTCAGGGATCGTTATGATGGCACTTGCTCCGGTTCTTGGTTTTTTAAGTGGTGCATTGTTTCTTTATTTTTATGATTGGAGTTCAGGGGGAACGGGAGAGGGTGCTGGCTATGGTGGAGCATTTATAGGACTAATAACATTGGTTAATGGAGCCCTTATATTATTGATTGGAATTATTAGGTGGATTATAACAATAAGTGCAAAGAAAGATTGATGTTTCTTTATTCAAAGCGAACAGGACGAAGAAAGGCCCACTGGAAACTTTACTAGTATGAAACATCGGAATCGGACTTATTTCTTCCACTGGATGTAAAAAACCAAACCATGGACAAAAAGATGTAGTTTCAAAAAAATGGCGGTTATTGGAATCGGGATTTACAGGTTTGCCTCCCACGTTCCGTTTATCGACAAATCACTAAGATACTATTATTTTTATAAGAAAAAAGTTAAGTCACCGAGTTATTTTAAGAAATCAGAGGGGATAGATGAAAGATAATCAATCCACCTATTTGAATCTCAATAGTGCTTACTCTATTAAGATTGTCAAAGTTTCTACTAAAACTAACAGGCAAGTTAGTTTGACAATACCACTTTGGTCGTTATTTAATGTATAATAATACGTCATTATACATTTTTAATCATACTGAAAGGGGTAGATTCGATGAATATGATTTGTGAGTCTGAAAAACTAGCCGATTATTTACTGGAATTAAATGAAGTTAATTATTCTAATCCGATAATTAGAGATAAAGCGGAGGAACTTTTCAACCCCTTTCAAACGGAAATTGAAAAAGTAAAAGTAGCTTTTGAGTTTGTTCGAGATGAAATATCTCATTCTTGGGACATTCAAGGAAAACGCGTCACTTGCCATGCATCAGACGTATTAGCCTATAAAGAGGGCATTTGTTACGCAAAATCACATCTATTCGCTTCTCTATTACGGTCACAAGGAATTCCAACAGGTTTCTGTTATCAACGCTTGATGTTGTTTGATACGCCAGAAAAAGGGTATTGTATTCACGCTTTAAATGCCGTTTTCTTTAGAACACTTAATAAATGGGTAAGATTAGATGCTCGTGGGAATAAAGAAGGAATTGATGCCCAATTTTCGATGGATGAAGAGAAATTAGCTTTTTCCATTCGAGAGGAATATGATGAAAAGGACTATCCGATTATTTATGTAAAGCCCCATCCCCAAACGGTGGATGTGTTAAAGGGGCATACTGATGTATTAGAAATGTATAAAAATCATTTACCTGAGAGTTTATGATTATTCGCTAACGGGTGCTTAGTTCAATTAGCTAAATTAAAAGGAATGATTTCAAATCTCAAGAAATTGTCTTTTTTAATAGGTAAGAGGAAAAATATAGGAATGGTGTTCTTTATTGTATTAATATGATACTCAGCGGAACCCCTTAACTTTGAGGGGCGTTAGGATCAATCCCAAGTAGCTGTCGCCCCAAATAAGCTGACAACTGTCACCCAATCAAGTAATACAGAAAAAGAGGTTTGCAGTAAATGACATTGACTATGATTATAATGTATACATTAATAGGAGTTCTGATTGGAATATTGTCCAGTCTGTTTGGCTTTGGAGGAGGGTTCATTGTTGTGCCTATCCTATATGCTTTTTTACCTGCTTCTATTCCCGCAGATTAT includes:
- a CDS encoding inner-membrane translocator; protein product: MDVLILLLFILVIILLNIAFFILFKKRDLNLMVSGIVMMALAPVLGFLSGALFLYFYDWSSGGTGEGAGYGGAFIGLITLVNGALILLIGIIRWIITISAKKD
- a CDS encoding disulfide bond formation protein DsbD yields the protein MNKKVFNIIGWLLLLGMASLWIGFGYSSWYLLLLPSAYIFFSIYDGSMNKKLIMMKKLSMRQVILIIFAFISSVAIVFGLIQLANYLINHMLQLQGWIKTLSQFIAVIISLYPVKFTFGNVVYRVSADNKKY
- a CDS encoding cupin domain-containing protein — translated: MEELKVRRVVTGHDENGNATIKIDDTVTGIKPTEDASLALVWSTDAFPSDNTDEFDGAKRKVGLTSPGGTVLRFVDFYPGNNKFMHRTQSIDYGIVIEGEIELELDNGVTAQLKAGEVVVQRGTIHSWNNKTDKTCRMAFVLIEAEKVKIGNQTLEPTD
- a CDS encoding transglutaminase-like domain-containing protein; translated protein: MNMICESEKLADYLLELNEVNYSNPIIRDKAEELFNPFQTEIEKVKVAFEFVRDEISHSWDIQGKRVTCHASDVLAYKEGICYAKSHLFASLLRSQGIPTGFCYQRLMLFDTPEKGYCIHALNAVFFRTLNKWVRLDARGNKEGIDAQFSMDEEKLAFSIREEYDEKDYPIIYVKPHPQTVDVLKGHTDVLEMYKNHLPESL